The Medicago truncatula cultivar Jemalong A17 chromosome 4, MtrunA17r5.0-ANR, whole genome shotgun sequence genome includes a region encoding these proteins:
- the LOC112421396 gene encoding uncharacterized protein isoform X2 codes for MVNPSLREPKQILSRSEEESEEFPKSKKRKDDFMSSDKLAEGPKSSDYGFDYEIEGEYYVFKDKSNSIKYMTPDDFHYFYGKKTKEEQFEDNYDERDEEFENEEDFDDYDISNWKIKDEDQPKPIKTKFSDGDFILQAMEETMLKRRSPRGGKGKESEDISTLEELSSDVPKWKSADANDDSEDD; via the exons ATGGTGAATCCGAGTCTGAGGGAGCCGAAACAGATTCTCAGTCGCAGTG AAGAAGAATCTGAGGAATTTCCAAAGTCGAAGAAGAGAAAAGACGATTTCATGAGCTCTGATAAACTGGCGGAGGGACCCAAATCATCAGATTATGGCTTTGATTATGAAA TAGAAGGAGAATATTATGTGTTCAAAGACAAGTCAAACTCCATCAAATACATGACCCCTGATGATTTCCACTATTTCTACGGAA aaaaaacaaaagaagaacaATTTGAGGACAACTATGATGAGCGGGATGAAGAATTTG aaaatgaagaagatttTGACGACTACGACATTTCAAACTGGAAAATCAAAG ATGAGGACCAACCAAAGCCGATAAAGACAAAATTTTCTGATGGAGATTTCATCCTCCAAGCAATGGAGGAGACCATGCTCAAACGACGTTCCCCCCGgg GAGGAAAAGGCAAAGAATCTGAGGACATTTCAACCTTGGAGGAGCTGAGCTCTGATGTGCCGAAGTGGAAATCAGCAGATGCGAATGATGATTCTGAAGACGATTAG
- the LOC112421396 gene encoding uncharacterized protein isoform X1, which translates to MVNPSLREPKQILSRSEEESEEFPKSKKRKDDFMSSDKLAEGPKSSDYGFDYEITVEGEYYVFKDKSNSIKYMTPDDFHYFYGKKTKEEQFEDNYDERDEEFENEEDFDDYDISNWKIKDEDQPKPIKTKFSDGDFILQAMEETMLKRRSPRGGKGKESEDISTLEELSSDVPKWKSADANDDSEDD; encoded by the exons ATGGTGAATCCGAGTCTGAGGGAGCCGAAACAGATTCTCAGTCGCAGTG AAGAAGAATCTGAGGAATTTCCAAAGTCGAAGAAGAGAAAAGACGATTTCATGAGCTCTGATAAACTGGCGGAGGGACCCAAATCATCAGATTATGGCTTTGATTATGAAA TAACAGTAGAAGGAGAATATTATGTGTTCAAAGACAAGTCAAACTCCATCAAATACATGACCCCTGATGATTTCCACTATTTCTACGGAA aaaaaacaaaagaagaacaATTTGAGGACAACTATGATGAGCGGGATGAAGAATTTG aaaatgaagaagatttTGACGACTACGACATTTCAAACTGGAAAATCAAAG ATGAGGACCAACCAAAGCCGATAAAGACAAAATTTTCTGATGGAGATTTCATCCTCCAAGCAATGGAGGAGACCATGCTCAAACGACGTTCCCCCCGgg GAGGAAAAGGCAAAGAATCTGAGGACATTTCAACCTTGGAGGAGCTGAGCTCTGATGTGCCGAAGTGGAAATCAGCAGATGCGAATGATGATTCTGAAGACGATTAG